From a region of the Zingiber officinale cultivar Zhangliang chromosome 4B, Zo_v1.1, whole genome shotgun sequence genome:
- the LOC121977493 gene encoding protein trichome birefringence-like 19, with translation MPSSTSMALLHNVPKFVHLFVAAFVFLTVIRLYLFPLLTSSAFSWRPSAPAPPPLPPPPAPGAVVMAGKEYSSKCDISKGKWVPNPNAPYYTNDTCWAIHEHHNCLKYGRPDDGFMRWRWRPDGCDLPVFNPAQFLELVRHKSLAFVGDSVGRNHMQSLLCLLLRATYAVDASPVQDENFRRYRFPSHNFTVASFWSPFLVRAQEADDDDPSGLLNLYLDEPDTSWSREIAQFDYVIISAGQPFLRPTMFYENRRLVGCHYCRSPNVTDLTKYYGYRMAFHTALRVFTDDLRGFGGTVFLRTYSPTHFEGGEWDRGGDCMRLRPFRRDEARLDEVAFQMYMTQMEEFRAAEREGRKKSVKLRLLDTTEAMLLRGDGHPGRYGHVAGANVRMYNDCVHWCLPGPIDTWNDFLLHTMKNEGRRLATRRRPGNERKPS, from the exons ATGCCATCATCCACTTCCATGGCGTTGCTTCACAACGTCCCCAAGTTTGTTCACCTCTTCGTCGCCGCCTTCGTCTTCCTTACCGTCATCAGACTCTATCTCTTCCCTTTACTCACTTCCTCTGCTTTCTCATGGAGGCCGTCGGCGCCAGCGccgcctcctcttcctcctccgccGGCTCCCGGTGCAGTGGTCATGGCGGGGAAGGAGTACTCGAGCAAGTGCGACATATCGAAAGGGAAGTGGGTGCCAAACCCGAACGCGCCGTACTACACCAACGACACCTGCTGGGCCATCCACGAGCACCATAACTGCTTGAAGTACGGGCGGCCGGACGACGGGTTCATGCGGTGGCGGTGGCGGCCGGACGGCTGCGATCTGCCGGTGTTCAACCCGGCGCAGTTCCTGGAACTGGTCCGCCACAAGTCGCTCGCCTTCGTCGGGGACTCCGTGGGGAGGAACCACATGCAGTCCCTGCTCTGCCTTCTCCTCAGA GCGACGTACGCGGTGGACGCCTCGCCGGTGCAAGATGAGAACTTCCGTCGGTATCGTTTCCCCAGCCATAACTTCACCGTCGCCAGCTTCTGGTCGCCGTTCTTGGTCCGAGCCCAAGAAGCCGACGACGACGACCCCTCCGGCCTGTTGAATCTGTACTTGGACGAGCCGGACACCAGCTGGTCCAGAGAGATTGCGCAGTTCGACTACGTGATCATCTCCGCCGGGCAACCATTCCTCCGTCCGACGATGTTCTACGAGAACCGCCGCCTGGTGGGGTGCCACTACTGCCGATCGCCCAACGTCACCGACTTGACCAAGTACTACGGCTACCGCATGGCCTTCCATACCGCGCTCCGCGTCTTCACCGACGACCTCCGCGGCTTCGGAGGCACGGTGTTCCTCCGGACGTATTCGCCGACGCACTTCGAGGGCGGGGAGTGGGACAGAGGAGGGGACTGCATGCGGCTGCGGCCGTTCCGGCGCGACGAGGCGAGGCTAGACGAGGTGGCTTTCCAGATGTACATGACGCAGATGGAGGAGTTCAGGGCGGCGGAGagggaggggaggaagaagagcgTGAAGTTGAGGTTGCTGGACACGACGGAAGCGATGCTGCTGAGAGGGGACGGACACCCCGGCCGATATGGGCATGTCGCCGGAGCGAACGTGAGGATGTACAACGACTGCGTGCACTGGTGCCTGCCGGGGCCGATCGATACGTGGAACGACTTCTTGCTGCACACGATGAAGAACGAGGGAAGGAGGCTGGCGACGAGAAGGCGGCCGGGAAATGAGAGGAAGCCTAGCTAG